The genomic DNA GCGCAGTTGCGCACGCAGTCCGTTTCCCCGCCCAGCGGGGCCACGGCGCCGTCCGCAGCGATGCCGAGACCGGCCCGGACGATCCTTCCGTCGGGCGCGCGCAGCACCGCTCCCGCCACGCCGATGTCGGGCGACCGGGCCAGGTCGACCAGCGCGCTCAGCCAGTCCGGGGCCGCGGGCTCCACCGCCTCGTCCAGAAGGACCAGCAGGTCCGTGCGGGACTGCGCGATGGCCGCGTTCCAGGCCGCCACCGCTCCATTGCCGTCCGAACCGCTCCCGTCGATCGGCAGGACGTGAAGATCCGGATGGCTCGTCCGGTCCAGGAGCGCGGCGGTGCGCCCGCGCAGGATCAGCGTGGCCGGCGGCTGACCCAGGCGCCCGCGGCGGACGCGGAACAGGCCGGGCCGGCCGCCGGGCAGCAGATCGGCATCGGCGCCGTAGCGGGCGGCCGCATGGTCGGCCAGGGCCTTGCGGACGCCGTCCCCGGCGCCTGCGGGGGTCGGATGCCCATCCGGCGACTCTTCCCCCCGACGGTGCAGGGCGATCGGGATGTGATGGACCCGGTCGGTGACCCGCGCGATCCGCAAAGCGAGGTCGTGCTCCGTGGCCGTGCCGAAGCCCTGACGAAAGCCGCCAAGCCCGACAAACAGGCTTTTGCGGACCGGCATCAGACGGCCGACATAGGGAGAGGATTCCAGATGCTCCGGCGACCAGCCGGGCTTGGCGACGGGCTCCCCGCCGGGGCCGGTCCCGTCCGTGTAGAAGGCGTCGGCGTCGGGATGGCGGCCGATCGCCCACGCGACCTCCATCAGCGCCTCCGGCTCCAGCGCGTCGGCGGGGCCGAGGAGAGCCACCCAACCGCCGGACGACATCTCCACCGCCGTGTTGGCCGCCCCGGCGAGGCCGGGCACCGGGGCCTGCGGACGCACGCGGATGCGCGCGTCCGTCCCGCGGAATCCGTTGGCGATGGCCCATGTTTCCGGCGTCGTCGTGCCGTCGCCGCACAAGCACAGCTCCCAGAAGGGATAGCTCTGGCCGGACACGGACTGCACGCAGCGCCGCAGAGCCTCGGGCGAGACCGGGCCGACCGGAACGACGAGGCTGAGGGTCGGATGGCTGTCCAGGGCGGCGACCCGGCCCCGCGCCGCCGCGTCGGGAAGCGTGCCGAGCGGGTGCCTCCAGGCCACCCGCCGGGAGGACGCGACCCGCGCCGTGACCGGCGGAACGGGCTGGTCCAGCCCCAGTTCCGCCATGCGGTCGCGCATCCGGCGCCCGATGGCCTTGGGCGACAGGGTGCGGCGGATGTCGGCGGCGGCCCGTCTTCCCTTGGCCGCGGCCTCGCGGCGGTCGCGGCGGACGCGCGCCATCAGATCGGCCATATGGTCGATGTCGGGATCGGCCCACAGCGCGCCGGCGGCGTAGGGGCCGGTGTCCTGACCGACGGGCACGAGCCGGCAGGCCACGGGATAGCCGTTCGTCTCGTTGAGGAAGTCGGTGCTGGCCGCGTAGTCGGTCGCGATCACCGGCTTGCCGAGGTGCATGGCTTCCGCGATGTTGAGGCCGAAGCCCTCCGAGCGGTGCGGCGAAACGAAGCAGTCGCTCACCCTCTTCAGCGAGAGCGTTTCCGCCTCGTCGAGCAGGCCCGGCAACAGGCGGATGTTCGGCGCCCGCGCCTCGTCGCGCAGGCGGCGCAGCCGCTCCGGATCGTGGGCACCGGAATGATGCTTCAGCAGCAGCAGAACGCCGGGGTCCTCGCCGAAAGCCTGCTTGAAGGCCCGGATCAGGGCGAAGGGATTCTTGCGCTCCATGTAGCTGGACACGTCGAAGACGTAGAGGAAGGTGAACACCTCGTCCGGAATGCCGAAGTGCGCCCGTCCGTGCACCGCGCGCCGGATGTCCGGCGCCACCGCATAGGGCATGACAGTCACCGGAACCGGCGACAGCGCCGCGAAGGCGTCGCGGCAGAAGGTGCTGGGTGCCCACACCTCGTCCACCGCCCCGAAGCCGCCCATCCACTCGCTGCGGAAATTGGCCAGCTCCCACACCCACAGGCCGACCGTGTAGGCGTCGTCGAGCAGCGCCCGGTCGTGCCCGCGGAAGAAATAGGGCAGCATGTCCGCGTTCTGCGCCAGCAGCGTCAGCCGGTAGGGCGAGCGTGACCAGCGCCGGTTCCCGCGCAGCATCCGGGCATAGTCGTCCTGGGCCGCCCGCCCATAGACCGAGATGTCCACGTCCTGCGTCCAGACCGGCAGGCCGGAGGCCCGCGCCGCCGCGGCATAGGCGCGCGCCGCCGTCCCCAGCCCGGTTGGGGCGGACAGCGGTCCGAAGAGGGAGATCCCGCAGGGCTTGGCGGCGAAGGCCGCGGGCGCGCAACGACGCCCGGCGTAGGGGGTGAGGCCCGGAGCCGCCCGCCCCTCCCGCCAGCCATAGGCCGCGTAGTGATGAAAGCCGGATGGAAGCTGTCCGGTCTCCACGGCGGCCCGCACGTCCGGGTTCAGGGCGAGATAGCCGTGTTCGTCGAACCCTTCGGCCTGGACGGGCGAAAGCCCGTCCTCCGGATCATCCTGGCTGGCGAGACGCAGCAGCCGATCAATGGCGGGAAACCGGTCCGGACAATCCACGGTGCGGCGCCTTTTTCCGGTTCGGCGTTGCCGGCCTCATCCGTTCAGGTCAACGGCGGAACGCCGGGATGACCACCCTCCAGTTCGACCTGGATCAGACGGGTGACCAGTTCCGGCATCGCGATCCGGGTGCTCCAGCCCAGCCGCTCGCGGGCCTTGGCCGGGTTGCCGCGGCTGCACGCCACGTCGGTCGGACGGCAATGGGCCTCGGTCTGCACCACATGGTCGCGCCAATCCAGGTCGAAATGCGCGAAGGCCAGCCGGACGAACTCCTCCAGAGTCGTCGTGACTCCGGTCGCCAGGATGTAGTCGTCCGCCGCGTCCTGCTGCAGCATGCGCCACATCGCGTCGACATATTCCGGCGCCCAGCCCCAGTCGCGCGCCACCGACAGGTTGCCCAGCTCCAG from Azospirillum brasilense includes the following:
- a CDS encoding glycosyltransferase — protein: MDCPDRFPAIDRLLRLASQDDPEDGLSPVQAEGFDEHGYLALNPDVRAAVETGQLPSGFHHYAAYGWREGRAAPGLTPYAGRRCAPAAFAAKPCGISLFGPLSAPTGLGTAARAYAAAARASGLPVWTQDVDISVYGRAAQDDYARMLRGNRRWSRSPYRLTLLAQNADMLPYFFRGHDRALLDDAYTVGLWVWELANFRSEWMGGFGAVDEVWAPSTFCRDAFAALSPVPVTVMPYAVAPDIRRAVHGRAHFGIPDEVFTFLYVFDVSSYMERKNPFALIRAFKQAFGEDPGVLLLLKHHSGAHDPERLRRLRDEARAPNIRLLPGLLDEAETLSLKRVSDCFVSPHRSEGFGLNIAEAMHLGKPVIATDYAASTDFLNETNGYPVACRLVPVGQDTGPYAAGALWADPDIDHMADLMARVRRDRREAAAKGRRAAADIRRTLSPKAIGRRMRDRMAELGLDQPVPPVTARVASSRRVAWRHPLGTLPDAAARGRVAALDSHPTLSLVVPVGPVSPEALRRCVQSVSGQSYPFWELCLCGDGTTTPETWAIANGFRGTDARIRVRPQAPVPGLAGAANTAVEMSSGGWVALLGPADALEPEALMEVAWAIGRHPDADAFYTDGTGPGGEPVAKPGWSPEHLESSPYVGRLMPVRKSLFVGLGGFRQGFGTATEHDLALRIARVTDRVHHIPIALHRRGEESPDGHPTPAGAGDGVRKALADHAAARYGADADLLPGGRPGLFRVRRGRLGQPPATLILRGRTAALLDRTSHPDLHVLPIDGSGSDGNGAVAAWNAAIAQSRTDLLVLLDEAVEPAAPDWLSALVDLARSPDIGVAGAVLRAPDGRIVRAGLGIAADGAVAPLGGETDCVRNCAAVPGAVLAVRRTVLKELGGFDARFSPGRAVSDLCLSALIHGYRNVCTPFAILRHAGPAALGAPANTPGGGLEEEALFRRKWDAALGTGALSGLRARFPAPGGGAAKRRVARLARPRYSPGSSTIAFAIFRKARRPCPTPPSISIPKVTRPRGPT